The genomic interval GGCCTCGACGCAGACCACCGAGCAGGGCGAGATCGTCTTCGCCTTCGGTTCGCCCTTTGGCGCCGCGTTCAGCTTCTCGATGAGCCAGGGCATCGTCTCGGCCGTGGGCCGCCGCGTCGGCATCATCGACGGCGGCGGGTACGAGAACTTCATCCAGACCGACGCCGCGATCAACCCCGGCAACTCCGGCGGGCCGCTCGCCAACGTCCGCGGCGAGGTGATCGGCATGAACACCGCGATCGCCACCAACAACCGCGGGCCCGGCGGGGGCGCGGCCAGCAGCGGCGTGGGCTTCGCCATCCCGGTGGCCATGGCCACCCGCGTCGCCGATCGCATCATCGTCGACGGCGTTGTCCGCCGCGGCTTCCTGGGCGTCCGCATCGAGAACCTCAGCGAAGACATGGCCGCCACCTTCGGCTACGACGGGCGCGGCGTCCTCGTCGCCGAGGCGCTCGAGGGCGGGGCCGCCCGCGCCGCCGGCGTCCGCGACGGCGACATCATCACCGGGGTCGACGGCGAAGAGGTCGCCGACTCCGAGCAGCTTCGCTTCGCAATCGCCAACCGGCGGCCCGGCAAGGAAGTCGAGCTGGAGCTGTTCCGCGGCGGCGAGTCTCAGACCGTCCGCGTGGAGCTCGGCTCCCGCGGCGGCGACGCCCTCGCCAGCGGCGGCGGGCCTTCCAGCGGGTCCGAACGCGGCGACGACGACTTCAGCGGCGTCTCGGACCTCTCCCTCCGCTACGGCATCACCGGGCTCGCGACGCTGAGCCCGGCCGACGCCGCCCGCATCGGCCTCGCCGGGTCCGGCGGCGTGATGATCACCGGGGTGCGTCCCGGCTCGGTCGCCGCCAGCCCGCGGATCGACCTGCAGCCCGGCCGCACCGTCATCACCGCCGTGATGAACGAGGACGTCGCCACCGTCGAAGATTTCAACCGCGCCATCGCCTCCTTCGACGCCGACAAGCCGATCCGCCTGACGGTGCTCCGCCCCGACCCGATGAACCCCGGCAGCTTCGCGCCCAGCTTCGTGCTGCTGAAGCTGCCCTGATCCGGCCCCGGGCTCATCGACTCCGGAACCCGCGGACCGCGGGGCTCCAGCGCCGCGGAGCCCGGCGGTCCGCGGCGGTGCCCGGGCCCGATCCGGAAGCGGACGTCAGAACGGGAACACGATCGGCGTCACGACGCACGCCGTCAGGCCGACCACGCCGTTGAGCGGCACGCCCACCCGCAGGTAGTCGCCGAAGCGGTACCCGCCGGGGCCGTAGACCATCAGGTTGGTCTGGTAGCCGATGGGGGTGGCGAAGCTGGCGGAGGCCGCGACGGCCAGCGCCATCACGAACGGCAGCGGGTCGGCGCCGAAGCCCTCGGCGGTGCCGACGGCGATGGGGTACATCAGCACCGCGGTGGCGTTGTTGCTCACCAGCTCGGTGAAGAGGCTCGTCGCGGCGTACACGGCGACGAGCGCCAGGAAGGGCCCGCCATCGAGCGCCGAAACGGCGGACACCAGCGAGCCGGCGACGCCGGCGGCCAGTCCGCTGGTGACCGCGGCCTTGCCAAGCCCGATCGCCGCCCCGATCACCACCAGCACCTCCCAGTCGATGGAACGCCGGGCCTCGCTCGCCGTCACGCACCGCGTGATCCAGAGCAGCCCGGCCGCCCAGAACGCGGCGAGCAGCATCGGCACGTCGAGCAGCGCCACCGAGAGCACCAGGCCCACCAGCACCGCGCCCGCCCACCACGCCCGCTCGTGCCGGGGCGGCGCCGCGTCGGGCACGTTCGTGACGAAGAAGAAGTCTCGCTCGCGGCGCTGCCGCTGCACGAAGCCCGGCCGGCTCTCCAGCAGCAGGCCGTCGCCGGCGCGCAGGACGACGTCGCCGGGCTTGCCCTCGAGCCGGGCGCCGTCGCGGCTGACGGCCAGCACGGCGGCGTCGTAGCGCTCGCGGAAGCGGCCCTCGCGGATGCCCCGGCCCACCAGCGGGCAGGCGGGCGCCACGATCGCCTCGACCAGCACCGCTTGCCCCCTCCCCGGCGGCGGCGGGCCGTCGGTGGCCGGTTCCAGCCCGCGATCGGCCCGCAGCTCCGCCACCCGGGCGAGGTCTCCCGCGAAGACGAGCCGGTCGCCGGCGTGCAGCCGCTCGGCGGGATCGACCGCGGGCAGCACCGCGTCCCCCCGCTCCAGCCGCACGAGGTAGAGGCCCGGCAGGCTCCTCAGCCCGGCGGCCTCGATGCTCCGCCCGGCGTGCGGGCTTCCCTCGGGCACCCGCACCTCCGCCGTCCACGTGCGGGCGTCTCCACGCGCCAGCGGGTCCTCCCGATCGGGCAGGAGCCACCGCCCCGCGACGAGCAGGTAGGCCACCCCGACCAGCAGGCACGGCACGCCGACCCAAGCGAAGCCGAACATCCCCAGGCTGGCCGCTCCGCTCTCGCGGTGCAACCCGTCGACGATGAGGTTCGTGGACGTGCCCACCAGCGTGCAGACGCCGCCGAGGATCGAGAAGTACGACAGCGGCAGGAACAGCTTCGAGGGCGCCACCCCCGCCCGGAGGGCAAAGGCCCGCACCTCGTCCAGGCACATCGCCACGACCGGCGTGTTGTTGAGGAACGCCGAGAGCCCCGCGACGGGCATCGCCAGCCGCAGCTGCGCCCCCGCCTCGCTGCGTGGCCGCCCCAAGAGCGGCAGCGCCACCCGGCGGAGCGCCCCGGTCCGCGTGATCGCCGTCGCCACCACGAACAACAGCGCCACCGTGACCAGCGCCTCGCTCCCGAAGCCCGCCACGGCCTCGTCGGGACCCGGCAGGCGGTCGGAGAAACCGGCGAGGGTCATCACCACCGCGAGGGCGCCGAGCATCAGCGCATCGGGGCGGCTCCACCCGCGGGCCAGCGCGAACAGGACGACCACCAGCACGCCACCCACCGCCCAGGCTTCCCACGGACTCGTCATGGCCGGGGCATCGCCCGCGTGGGGCGGCCGCCTTGAGGAATCCCCGCGGCGGCCGCGACGGTGGTAACGCCCGTGCCGGTCGCCCGACGCGCCACCGCCCGACGCCACCCGCCGCTGGATCTCGGCGGTGGAGCGGCGCGTCCCCTCGGTCGAAGGGCGGGCATGGCCGCTCCTTCCGAACCCGCCGCGCCGCAACGCCTCCAGATGGTCTGCCCCAACCTGCGGTGCCGCAAGATGCTTTCCGTTCCCGTGATCGCTCGCGGGCGGACCGTGCGGTGCCGAGCCTGCTCGATGCGGATCCACGTGCCCAGAGCGGAGAATCCAGCGACCGCCCCCGGCTGACGCGGGAGCCGCCGCGGACCGCCGGCCCCGGCCCGCCGAACGGCTCGCCGTCCGCGGGAGAGCGTTCCATCGCTCCCGGGGGCTCGGGCTCAGCCGCCCGCGGGCACCCGCTGGAGCTTCTCGAGCAGCGTCATCGCCGCGTGCCGGCCGCTCATCACCGCGGCCTCCACGCCGCCGGCGCCCTCGGGCCCGCCGAACCAGTCGCCGCAGGCCGCGAGCCGGTGCTTCGGCGAGACGAAGGACGCGTCGGGCAGCGGCTTGACGCAGTGCGCGAACTTCCAGCGGTGCGCCGCCTCGTAAGCGGTCGCCGGCAGGGGCCGGCCGAGCAGCCGCTGCAGAGCCGCCTTCAGCGGGGCGATGACCTCCTCCGCCGGCTGCTCCAGCCGCGGGGCCGACCACGTCGGCCGGGCGTGCAGCACCCAGCACTCGCCGGCGCCCGTCGGGCGGCCGGGCTTGTGGGTCTCGCGGCCGACCCAAGCGAGCGGGCCGCGGTCCAGCCGCACCGCGTCCACCGCCGCCGGGGCTTCCCCGTCCGCGACGTCCCCCGCCGCGGGCGCCAGGCCCAGCGGCTCGTCGAAGGCGAGCATCACCGAGAAGCAGCCGGCGGCTTTGGCCCGCTCCGCCAGCCGAGCCAGCCGGGGGGCGCTGGCGCCGAGCAGCCGCGCCGCCTGCGGCGCCGCCACCGCCACCACCACCGCGTCGAAGGGGCCGTGCTCTTGGCCGGCCGCGTCCTTGAGCAGCCACGGCCCCGCCGACCCGCGGCCCGCGGGCTCGCCGAGCAGCTCCACGATCTCCGACTCCGCGTGAGCTTCGGCCGCCCCCTCGAGGAGGTGCCCGACCAGGGCCGCCATCGACGGCACGCCCACGAAACGCTCCCGCGGATCGGGTCGCCACCGCACCGCCGGCCCGTCCGCCACGGCGGGATCACCCGCCGCCGCGGCCTGATCCCGCTCCCCTCCGGGGTCTGCCCGCAGGAAACGCCCGGTCCAGGGCCCGACCACGCCGGCTTCGCGCCAGCCCGCCACCCGCTCCGCGAAGGCCTCGGAGTGGGCGGTGAAGCAGGGCGAGCCGTGGTCGAAGGCGACGCCGGTGCGGGACCGGCGCGTGGACGCCCGCCCCCCGGCCGCGCGGCCGCGATCGAAGAGCGTCACCGCCACGCCCGCCTCGCGCAGCGCCCGCGCCGCGGACGCGCCCGAAGGCCCGCCGCCGATGACCGCCGCGGTCTCCAGCGCCTGGTCCGCGGCCGGGAGGTCACTCGCTGACACGGCCGAGGTACTCCCTGGTGTCGGTGTTGATCTTGACCTTCTCCCCGGCGTTGATGAACGGGGGCACGCGGATCTTCAGGCCCGTCTCGGTGACCGCCTCCTTCATCACGTTGGTGGCCGTGGCGTTCTTGATGCCCGGCTCGGTCTCGGCGATCTCGTGCTCCACCGAGAGCGGCAGCTCCACCGAGAGCGGGTTGCCCTCGTAGAAGAGGCCCTTGATGGTTTCGTTGGGCTTGGTCAGCAGCAGCGTGTCGCCGAGGATGTCGGCCTGGATCGTGAACTGCTCGTAGCTCTCGGAGTCCATGAAGACCCCGTTGGGACCCTCGGCGTACAGGAACTCGATGTCGCGGCGGTCCAGGTTCGTGCTCTCGACCGTGTCGGAGCTGCGGAAGCGCTTCTCGGTGACGTTCCCGTGCTTCACGCTCTTGAGCTTCGCCTGCACGAAGGCGCCGCCCTTGCCCGGCTTCACGTGCTCGGTCTTGGTGCAGATGTAGAGGAGCCCGTCGAGGTTCACGACGAGCCCGGGCTTGAGGTCGTTTGCTTTCATACCCCCGCAGCGTACCGGTGGGCTTCCGCCCCCGGCGAGATCCCGGCGCCCGACGCCCGCCGCCCGCCTCCGCGGCGGCTCGGTGAGCACCAACCTCGCCGCGGGTCCGGATGCCGGACGCGTGCGCCCGGCCTCGGTGTGGTCGGGTAGCTTGGGCGGATGCTGAATCTGCGTGGCGTGCATCACACGGGGCTGACGGTCTCGAACCTGGAGGCAGGGATCGCCTGGTACCGGAAGCACCTGGGGCTGCAGACGCTCGAGGCGCAGTGGGAGGCGCCGGCGGCGGGGCTGAAGATCGTCTATCTCGCACGAAACGGCGTCCGCGTGGAGCTTTTCGAGAACGCCGGCGCCGCGTCGCTGCCGGCGGTCGGTCGCGACCACCTGGCCTTCAAGGTCGACGACATCGAGGCCGAGGTCGCGACGCTGCGGGCCGCCGGTGTCGAGATCACCGTCCCGCCGACGCGCGTGGACGCGGCGTCGCTGACCTACGCCTTCTTCGCCGACCCCGACGGCAACAAGCTCGAGCTCGTGCAGACCGACGCCTGAGGCGTTGCGGCGGCCGAGGCGGCCGCGCTCCGCCGCCGCGCGTGCCTCTACTGCGGCCCCGCCGGCTCCGGTCCGGGCGGCGGGTGGACCACGAACTCCGCGCGGTGCAGCGTCCGCCCGTCGATCGCCACCGACAGCCGCCAGGGCCCGAGCATGCGCTCCAGCGGCGCCCACAACGCGTCGCCCAAGTAGAAATCCCACACCGGCGCCGGCACGTGCTCGATCCCGCGGAACGGTGGCAACGCCGGACCCTGTGGGTCCGCCCCGTCGGGCACGCCGGGGTGATCGATCTCCCAGGCCACCGGCATCTTGCGGGCCCGCTCGATGCGCACCACGAAGCCGAACTCGCGGCCGAGCTTTGCCTCCACCCGCAGCGTCGGCCGCACCAGCCGCGGGAGGCCGCCGCTCTTGGCGTCGAAGCGCTCGTGGATGCCCTGCGAGAGCACCCGGTGGATCGGCCTGCGACGCGCCATGCCGCGACCGTACGGCCGCGCCGCGGAACCGCGGACCGCCGCCCGATCCGCCCGATTCCGCCGACGGTCCGCGGCGTCTACGGTCGGCCCGTGAGCCCCCCGCCCGCCCGCACCGCCGCCGACCGCCTCCTCCGCCCGACCCGCTGGCTGGGCTTCGTCGAGGGCGCATCCTTCCTCGTGCTGCTCTTCGTCGCGATGCCGCTCAAGCACGTCGCCGGCGATCCGCGGGCGGTCTCGCTGGTCGGCGGCCTGCACGGCGGGCTCTTCGTGCTGTTCGTCGCCGCGCTGACCGTGCTCGTCGCGGCCGGCTCGCTCTCGCTCCGCCGCGGCCTGCTCGGCGTCGTCGCCTCGATCCTGCCCTTCGGGCCGTGGCTGCTGGACCACCGCATCTACCCCCCGGAGAGCCCGAAAGCCGCGGCCGGGCCGGCCGCTTCGGCCGGATAACTTGCCCGCATGACCGCTTCCCGCGACTCCGTCACGCTCTCCGCCGACGTGGTGCCGATCGACCGCCGCGACCTCCGCCGGATGATCGACGAGGCATCGGCCACGGAGCTGCACGCGCTCGTCGACGAAGCCCACGCCGACGAGATCGTCCACGCGGTCACCTCGCTCCCCGAGGACGAGCGGGAGAAGCTCTTCGACGTGCTCGACGCCGAGCGCGGCGCCGCCGTGCTCGAGCTGCTGCCCGACAGCCAGGCGGTCGACTCGCTGGAGAGCCTGGACCCCGACGCGGCGGCCGAGCTGATCCACGAGCTCGACTCGGAAGACCAGGCCGACCTCATCGCCCTGCTCGACGATCCCGAGCTGATCCTCAGCCGCCTGCCCGCGGAGGAGGCCGAGGAGATCCGCGATCTCGCCAGCTACCCCG from Phycisphaera mikurensis NBRC 102666 carries:
- a CDS encoding trypsin-like peptidase domain-containing protein, encoding MKDFPPASAPGPAARHVAPASGIRWYGPTVLLLVSVLAVMLAGPGLIRSVAHARTAAEIVSVRNGLEANPSLTTLSDSFKDVARAVEPSVVHVEIQSRNPGAMLRRGRGSSPLESLPPGLRGLLPEGPRQPMPTPERDRFSDYNNYEPVGNGSGWVYRFPGLEGSDEPAANYIITNAHVVREVGEDERIRITLYDESVVTAEIVGRPDFQTDVAVLRVVGDGGADRLHPAEASTQTTEQGEIVFAFGSPFGAAFSFSMSQGIVSAVGRRVGIIDGGGYENFIQTDAAINPGNSGGPLANVRGEVIGMNTAIATNNRGPGGGAASSGVGFAIPVAMATRVADRIIVDGVVRRGFLGVRIENLSEDMAATFGYDGRGVLVAEALEGGAARAAGVRDGDIITGVDGEEVADSEQLRFAIANRRPGKEVELELFRGGESQTVRVELGSRGGDALASGGGPSSGSERGDDDFSGVSDLSLRYGITGLATLSPADAARIGLAGSGGVMITGVRPGSVAASPRIDLQPGRTVITAVMNEDVATVEDFNRAIASFDADKPIRLTVLRPDPMNPGSFAPSFVLLKLP
- a CDS encoding SLC13 family permease, coding for MTSPWEAWAVGGVLVVVLFALARGWSRPDALMLGALAVVMTLAGFSDRLPGPDEAVAGFGSEALVTVALLFVVATAITRTGALRRVALPLLGRPRSEAGAQLRLAMPVAGLSAFLNNTPVVAMCLDEVRAFALRAGVAPSKLFLPLSYFSILGGVCTLVGTSTNLIVDGLHRESGAASLGMFGFAWVGVPCLLVGVAYLLVAGRWLLPDREDPLARGDARTWTAEVRVPEGSPHAGRSIEAAGLRSLPGLYLVRLERGDAVLPAVDPAERLHAGDRLVFAGDLARVAELRADRGLEPATDGPPPPGRGQAVLVEAIVAPACPLVGRGIREGRFRERYDAAVLAVSRDGARLEGKPGDVVLRAGDGLLLESRPGFVQRQRRERDFFFVTNVPDAAPPRHERAWWAGAVLVGLVLSVALLDVPMLLAAFWAAGLLWITRCVTASEARRSIDWEVLVVIGAAIGLGKAAVTSGLAAGVAGSLVSAVSALDGGPFLALVAVYAATSLFTELVSNNATAVLMYPIAVGTAEGFGADPLPFVMALAVAASASFATPIGYQTNLMVYGPGGYRFGDYLRVGVPLNGVVGLTACVVTPIVFPF
- a CDS encoding NAD(P)/FAD-dependent oxidoreductase, whose product is MSASDLPAADQALETAAVIGGGPSGASAARALREAGVAVTLFDRGRAAGGRASTRRSRTGVAFDHGSPCFTAHSEAFAERVAGWREAGVVGPWTGRFLRADPGGERDQAAAAGDPAVADGPAVRWRPDPRERFVGVPSMAALVGHLLEGAAEAHAESEIVELLGEPAGRGSAGPWLLKDAAGQEHGPFDAVVVAVAAPQAARLLGASAPRLARLAERAKAAGCFSVMLAFDEPLGLAPAAGDVADGEAPAAVDAVRLDRGPLAWVGRETHKPGRPTGAGECWVLHARPTWSAPRLEQPAEEVIAPLKAALQRLLGRPLPATAYEAAHRWKFAHCVKPLPDASFVSPKHRLAACGDWFGGPEGAGGVEAAVMSGRHAAMTLLEKLQRVPAGG
- the efp gene encoding elongation factor P, producing MKANDLKPGLVVNLDGLLYICTKTEHVKPGKGGAFVQAKLKSVKHGNVTEKRFRSSDTVESTNLDRRDIEFLYAEGPNGVFMDSESYEQFTIQADILGDTLLLTKPNETIKGLFYEGNPLSVELPLSVEHEIAETEPGIKNATATNVMKEAVTETGLKIRVPPFINAGEKVKINTDTREYLGRVSE
- a CDS encoding VOC family protein, translated to MLNLRGVHHTGLTVSNLEAGIAWYRKHLGLQTLEAQWEAPAAGLKIVYLARNGVRVELFENAGAASLPAVGRDHLAFKVDDIEAEVATLRAAGVEITVPPTRVDAASLTYAFFADPDGNKLELVQTDA
- a CDS encoding DUF3859 domain-containing protein: MARRRPIHRVLSQGIHERFDAKSGGLPRLVRPTLRVEAKLGREFGFVVRIERARKMPVAWEIDHPGVPDGADPQGPALPPFRGIEHVPAPVWDFYLGDALWAPLERMLGPWRLSVAIDGRTLHRAEFVVHPPPGPEPAGPQ
- a CDS encoding DUF3817 domain-containing protein, giving the protein MSPPPARTAADRLLRPTRWLGFVEGASFLVLLFVAMPLKHVAGDPRAVSLVGGLHGGLFVLFVAALTVLVAAGSLSLRRGLLGVVASILPFGPWLLDHRIYPPESPKAAAGPAASAG